The proteins below are encoded in one region of Pseudomonas putida NBRC 14164:
- a CDS encoding methyl-accepting chemotaxis protein translates to MTATVHEVARNAEQASEAALMADQQAREGDRVVGEAVAQIERLAGEVINSSEAMNQLKAESDKIGSVLDVIKSVAQQTNLLALNAAIEAARAGEAGRGFAVVADEVRSLAQRTQQSTEEIEELIAGLQSGTQQSTEEIEELIAGLQSGTQRVASVMDNSRQLTDSSVELTRRAGSSLETITRTVSSIQAMNQQIATAAEEQTAVAEEINRSVMNVRDISDQTSAASEETASSSVELARLGTHLQGLVGRFKL, encoded by the coding sequence GCAGGCCTCGGAAGCCGCGCTGATGGCCGACCAGCAAGCCCGCGAAGGCGACCGGGTGGTGGGTGAGGCTGTGGCACAGATCGAGCGGCTGGCGGGTGAAGTGATCAACTCCAGCGAAGCGATGAACCAGCTCAAGGCCGAGAGCGACAAGATCGGCAGCGTGCTCGACGTGATCAAATCGGTGGCTCAGCAGACCAACCTGCTGGCCCTGAACGCGGCTATCGAAGCCGCCCGCGCCGGCGAGGCCGGGCGTGGCTTTGCCGTGGTGGCCGATGAAGTCCGCAGCCTGGCCCAGCGCACCCAGCAGTCGACTGAAGAGATCGAAGAGCTGATTGCCGGCCTGCAAAGCGGCACCCAGCAGTCGACTGAAGAGATCGAAGAGCTGATTGCCGGCCTGCAAAGCGGCACCCAACGGGTGGCCAGCGTGATGGACAACAGCCGCCAGCTGACCGACAGCAGCGTCGAGCTGACCCGCCGCGCCGGCAGCTCGCTGGAGACCATTACCCGCACCGTGTCGTCGATCCAGGCGATGAACCAGCAGATTGCCACGGCAGCCGAGGAACAGACAGCCGTGGCCGAGGAGATCAACCGTAGCGTGATGAATGTGCGGGATATATCCGACCAGACCTCGGCGGCAAGTGAAGAGACGGCCAGTTCCAGCGTGGAGCTGGCGCGGCTGGGGACCCACCTGCAGGGGTTGGTGGGGCGGTTCAAGCTTTGA
- a CDS encoding methyl-accepting chemotaxis protein — MLGYLNRKLGNISVAAKLALGFAVVLLLTLATTLSGWRALDGAITRSEQLSEIGLINDLTKDLRAERITYRVLNDDASKAQVTRILDQLDAMLSTLQQRSNVDESRQLLSEKLAMLQRLRDTFSELQSSVIKRTALRETMQAQEHKLNEVIENLQTQALLNMSADGQRSAVLSLMDNLTRHVDGANQQSLMPAYTFSPVEEFTRVGERALDAADTSLGQLLQNLEPLGLPHALTEQPGTELAKYRASLDQYRRAAVRVEQLQNAMEQMGDELAAVSVQLGERKIEQRDSEALAARSLLTGVALLALAMGVLAAWLITLQITQPLRQTLAVAARIANGDLSQVDAVQRRDEMGQLQSRMREMTLSLRELIGGIDQGIGQLSQAATQLAASSEDTKMKINQQREETDQVATAMNQMSATVQEVAQNAEQASLAATNADQQAQVGDQVVSEAIGRIEQLAGQMDHCLTAMQHLAGESQRIGSILDVIKSVSEQTNLLALNAAIEAARAGEAGRGFAVVADEVRGLAKRTSTATEEIGQLIDSLHNGTDEVTRLLDSSKNLTEQSVELSRRAGHALSQIADTVSNIQGMNQQIATASEEQSVVAEQINRSVINVRDVSDQTSAASEQTAASSGELEQLGQQLRGMVGRFSI; from the coding sequence ATGCTCGGATACCTCAACCGCAAGCTCGGCAACATCAGTGTCGCTGCCAAGCTGGCCCTCGGCTTTGCGGTGGTCCTGCTGCTTACCCTGGCCACCACCCTCAGCGGCTGGCGCGCACTGGATGGCGCCATTACCCGCTCGGAACAGCTGAGCGAGATCGGCCTGATCAACGACCTCACCAAAGACCTGCGCGCAGAGCGCATCACGTATCGCGTGCTTAACGACGACGCCAGCAAAGCACAAGTTACCCGCATCCTTGACCAGCTGGACGCCATGCTGTCCACGCTGCAGCAACGCAGCAACGTTGATGAGTCTCGCCAGTTACTGAGCGAGAAGCTGGCGATGCTGCAGCGCCTGCGCGACACCTTCAGCGAGCTGCAAAGCAGCGTCATCAAACGTACTGCCCTGCGCGAAACCATGCAGGCACAGGAACATAAGCTGAACGAGGTCATCGAGAATCTACAGACCCAGGCCCTGCTGAACATGTCGGCCGACGGCCAGCGCAGTGCCGTACTGAGCCTGATGGATAACCTCACCCGGCATGTCGATGGCGCTAACCAGCAAAGCCTGATGCCGGCCTATACCTTCTCCCCCGTCGAGGAATTCACGCGGGTGGGCGAACGTGCGCTGGACGCCGCCGATACCAGCCTTGGGCAATTGCTACAAAACCTCGAGCCGCTGGGCTTGCCACACGCGCTCACCGAGCAACCCGGTACCGAGTTGGCCAAATACCGGGCCAGCCTGGACCAATACCGCCGCGCGGCCGTGCGGGTTGAGCAACTGCAGAATGCGATGGAGCAAATGGGTGATGAACTGGCCGCAGTGAGCGTGCAACTGGGTGAACGCAAGATCGAACAGCGCGACAGCGAAGCCTTGGCCGCCCGCTCGCTGCTGACCGGCGTAGCGCTGCTGGCACTCGCAATGGGGGTGTTGGCCGCCTGGCTGATCACCTTGCAGATCACCCAGCCGTTGCGCCAGACGCTGGCCGTGGCTGCACGCATAGCCAACGGCGACCTGAGCCAGGTTGACGCGGTGCAACGTCGTGACGAGATGGGCCAGTTGCAAAGCCGCATGCGCGAGATGACCTTGAGCCTGCGCGAGCTTATCGGGGGTATCGACCAAGGCATCGGCCAACTGTCACAGGCCGCCACACAGCTGGCAGCCAGCAGCGAGGACACCAAAATGAAGATCAACCAGCAGCGCGAGGAAACCGACCAGGTGGCCACCGCCATGAACCAGATGAGCGCCACCGTTCAGGAAGTGGCACAGAACGCCGAGCAGGCCTCGCTGGCTGCAACCAACGCCGACCAGCAGGCCCAGGTGGGCGACCAGGTCGTATCCGAAGCCATCGGCCGTATCGAGCAACTGGCCGGGCAGATGGACCATTGCCTGACGGCCATGCAGCACCTGGCAGGCGAAAGCCAGCGTATTGGCAGCATCCTCGATGTGATCAAGTCGGTGTCCGAACAGACCAACTTGCTGGCCCTGAACGCGGCTATCGAGGCGGCACGGGCGGGAGAAGCCGGACGCGGATTTGCCGTGGTGGCCGATGAAGTGCGCGGTTTGGCCAAGCGTACCTCGACTGCAACCGAAGAGATTGGCCAGCTAATCGACAGCCTGCACAACGGTACCGACGAGGTGACCCGCTTGCTGGACAGCAGCAAGAACCTGACCGAGCAGAGCGTGGAGCTGAGCCGCAGGGCCGGGCATGCGCTGAGCCAGATCGCCGACACGGTGTCGAACATTCAGGGCATGAACCAGCAAATCGCCACGGCCAGCGAAGAACAAAGCGTGGTGGCCGAGCAAATCAACCGAAGCGTGATCAATGTGCGGGATGTGTCGGATCAGACCAGTGCGGCCAGCGAACAGACGGCGGCCTCGAGCGGGGAGCTGGAGCAGTTGGGGCAGCAGTTGCGGGGGATGGTTGGGCGGTTCAGCATTTGA